In a single window of the Elaeis guineensis isolate ETL-2024a chromosome 8, EG11, whole genome shotgun sequence genome:
- the LOC105049928 gene encoding uncharacterized protein gives MDGRSTNPHIKYLNGCSRVKGSKPRSAPCSRAESGLQSHEIPIRITGGPRRVPLYKPPPPLSPHSKLPKERETLTPNTDSFRSLDFEMAGTLSFAGLSPCPHLSCPRRRTACGAVAMAEVSTAVRRPKSLYEVLRVKETASAEEIKAGYRSMAKRFHPDVAPAAGGPDFLEIHRAYETLSDPTARARYDLSIGLLGFPAAAPLRCRRWETDQCW, from the coding sequence ATGGACGGCAGATCGACCAACCCGCATATAAAGTACCTGAACGGATGCTCACGTGTTAAAGGTTCGAAACCACGCTCGGCACCGTGTTCCCGAGCGGAAAGCGGTTTGCAGTCCCACGAGATCCCCATTCGCATAACCGGCGGCCCGCGTCGCGTCCCCCTTTATAAACCCCCACCCCCTCTCTCTCCCCATTCCAAATTGCCAAAAGAACGAGAAACCCTCACCCCAAACACCGATTCCTTCCGTTCCCTTGATTTCGAAATGGCCGGAACCCTAAGCTTCGCTGGATTGAGCCCGTGCCCCCATCTCAGCTGCCCCAGGCGCCGCACGGCGTGCGGCGCCGTGGCCATGGCGGAGGTGTCGACTGCGGTGAGGCGGCCCAAGAGCTTGTACGAGGTGCTGCGGGTGAAGGAGACGGCGTCGGCCGAGGAGATCAAAGCGGGGTACCGGTCGATGGCGAAGCGGTTCCACCCGGACGTGGCGCCGGCAGCAGGCGGGCCGGACTTCCTGGAGATCCACCGGGCTTACGAGACGCTTTCCGACCCGACGGCGAGGGCGCGATACGACCTTTCCATCGGGTTGTTAGGATTCCCGGCCGCGGCGCCGCTGCGATGTCGAAGATGGGAGACGGACCAGTGCTGGTAG